The DNA segment CTGCCAGACGAGGTCCTCTCCGCGCGGTGAACACAGACGGCGCGGATTGTTCACGCGCGCGTGGAATGGCTCGGAGGCCTGTCTGTAAGGTCCGGGACCATGAGCGATCCGAACTTCGTGAATCAGGGCCCTGGAGCCATTCCGCCGACGCCGGAGGCTGAGCCGCCGAAGGCACCGTCGCGGGGCAAGGTCCTGGGCATCCTGGTCGCGCTGATGGTCGTGGGCGTGGTCGGTTCGTACTTCGGCCTGAGGCGGCAGTCCGAGGCGCCGGTGGTGACGGCAACGCCCGTCGTGGACGCTGGCGTGGCGGAGGTGCCTCCGGAGGTGTCGCTGCCGGAGAGCGACGGCCGCATCCGCGACCTGGTGGGCAAGCTGTCGGTGGACCCGGAGCTGGCGAAGTGGCTCCAGGAGCGCGACCTGGCGCGCCGGTTCACCGCGTCCGTGAGCAACATCGCTGAAGGCGAGAGTCCTCGGGCTTCGCTGTTGTTCATGGCGCCCGTGGGGGCGTTCCAGGTGGGCGCGGCCGGGGCGAACGGGCGCTCGGAGATCGCGCCGTTGAGCTACGCGCGCTACGACCTGGTGGCCCGGGTGCTGGGGTCGCTGGACGCGTCCGGCGCGGCGATGGTGTACCGGGAGCTGAAGCCGCTCTTCGACCAGGCGTACCGGGAGATTGCACCACCGGATCAGCACTTCGAGACGGCGTTCGGCCGGGCCATCCAGCACCTGCTGGCGGTGCCGGTGCCGAAGGGGCCGGTGGAGGTGGAGTCCAAGGGCGCGCTGTATGTCTATGCGTCGCCGGAGCTGGAGGGCCTGAGCAAGGCCCAGAAGCACCTGTTGCGGATGGGCCCGGGGAACATGCGGCTCATCCAGGCGAAGCTGCGGGAGCTGCGCACGGCGCTGAACCTGCCGACCCCGGCGCCAGCCACGCCCGAGCCGTTGCCGGATCAGGCGCCGGGGCAGTCCGAAACGCAGGAGTGACGGCTACCTGGACTTCTTCTTGCCGCCCTTGGCGGGCGGCGGAGGCGGCTTGGGCTTTTCCTTGTCGCCGATGATCTGGAACGAGGCCCGGAGGTCCTCGACGTCGCGGCCGATCGAGTCCTGGAACGACGTGCCGGTCTGTGAGTCCACGACGAGGGTGTACGAGTAGCCGGTCTTGAGTGGCTGCGGCAGGTGGATGCGGTACACGAGGCCGTCATCGGCCTCGGACACGGAGTCGTCGGAGACCATGGCCCGGTCGGCTTCGTCCATGAGCCGGACGCGGTAGTTCTTGAGGCCCAGGGTGCTGCGCAGCTCCAGGTCGGAGGTGGGCTCCACGAGCGGCTTTTCCTCCAGGGCCAGGGGGATGAGCGCGGTGCCGCCATCCGGCGACAGGTACTGGAGCGTGAAGACCACGGCCTCGGGACCCGAGTCCGGGGCCGCCGTGGCGCTGGTGACGCCGCCGTCCACGGGGGCCTGGGCCGTCTTGTCAGGGCAGCCCGTCAGCAGGGCCGCGGTGAGGCCGCAAAGCGCGGCGAGTCCGGTTCGTCGGAAGAGGCGCATGGGGCGGCAAGGTACGTTCCGGAACCGGGCTCGGGAAGCACGAGATTCCACGGCGTGACGGCCGGAGGTTGGTGGCCGACGGTGGCGCCTCACCGTGCTATCAGTTTTCGCCTGATGGGCGGGATGACGGAGAGCGAAGCCGTGACGTTGATGCAGGGCGCTCGCGAGCTCGAGGACGGTTGGCGGCAACACTGCATCGACATGTATGCGAGGTGCCAATCCACGAAGAAGCCGCATTGGGGCGGTCCCTGTGGCGCGTGCATGGAACGCTGCAAGGGGCAGCGGCAATGGCCATTCGACATGTGCGGACCGGGGGTAGCGCAGTGACGTCCGATGATTGGCGAAAGGTGATCGACCTGGGCCTGGCGCTCGCGAACGGCGCGGACCTGCCGCAAGACCCCGAGATGCCTGAGCTCCTGCGCAGGATGGCTCCCCAGGTGGGAATGACCCGCGCGGAGGCCGACAACGCACTTGCCAGAGCGGTGGATACAGCCTCGCTCGTGAGGGAGATTCATCGACGGACCCGTGAGGGTACGTATCGCCTCGGGCGAGCATTCGGAGCGTCCGACTCGCTCAAGGCGAGCGGGGACAGGGCCGGGGCCCGGAAGGTGCTTGAGGACGCGATGGCGGTGGAGGTCGTGCCGCTTTACCGGGCACAGCTCCAGGCGTACCTGGACCACGTCGATGATCCCGACGACACATGAACGGCGGAACCAAGGCGCGGGCTGGGCCGATTGCGCGGACGTCCACGGAGGCCCTGGGCGGGCTGGGGAAGCGCCTGGAATCCTTGGGGGACCCCCAGCCGTAACGTCTGATAAGAAGCGTTATGTAAACTAAGCCTCTGGGGTCCCAGGCCTCTGGGGTCCCAGGTGGGGTTCGTTGAGGCCCGTTCCCTGCCCGGCGCCGTGGCACCATCCGCCGCGATTCCGCCGGTTCCGGCTCATCACGAGGCTCTTTCGGCGCATGGACTCCCCTCATTCCGACGACGTCACCCGGGGTTCGCTTGGTGAGGTCGCGCGGGTCTTCCTCCGGCTGGGGCTGACGGCCTTCGGGGGCCCTGCCGCGCACATCGCCATGATGGAAGACGAACTTGTGCGGCGGCGCCGGTGGCTGCCCCGTGAGGAGTTCCTCGACCTGCTGGGCGCCACCAACCTCATCCCGGGCCCGAACTCCACGGAGCTGGCCATCCACCTGGGCCACCGGCGTGCCGGCTGGCCCGGACTGCTCGTGGCCGGCACGTGCTTCATCGTCCCGGCGATGCTCCTGACGCTCGCGGCGGCGTGGGCCTACGTGCGTTTTGGCACCCTGCCGCAAGCCGGCGCCCTGCTGTACGGCGTGAAACCCGTCATCCTGGCCGTGGTGCTCCAGGCCCTGTGGGGCCTCGGTAAGACGGCCCTGACGACGCGCCCCCGGATCGCCGTGGCCGCCGGTTCAGCCGTGGCGAGTGCTCTTGGCGTCAACGAACTGCTCATCCTGGCCCTGGCCGGCGGTTCCCTGGCGGCCTGGAACCACTTTCGATCCGCTCCAGCTTCCAGGTCGGCGCTCACGCTGACGCCTTTCGCCCTCCACGGCGTCACAGTCATGGCTGCCACGGCCGCCGTGCCGTTCAGCTTGGGTGGCCTCTTCCTGTTCTTCCTCAAGGTCGGCAGCGTGCTGTTCGGCAGCGGCTACGTCCTGCTTGCCTTCCTCCGAGCGGATCTCGTCGAACGCTGGGGCTGGCTCACCGAGGCCCAGCTCCTGGACGCGGTGGCCGTGGGCCAGTTCACGCCGGGCCCAGTCTTCACCACGGCGACATTCATCGGCTACCTGGTGGGCGGAACGCCCGGCGCGGGGCTCGCGACGCTGGGCATCTTCCTGCCCGCCTTCGTCTTCGTCGCCCTCAGTGGCCCCCTGGTGCCCCGGCTTCGTCGATCCCGGACTGCGGGCGCGGTGCTCGATGGCGTCAACGCGGCCTCGCTGGCCCTCATGGCCGTGGTGACGTGGCAGCTGGGACGCGCGGCCCTGGTGGATGGCTGGACGGTGGTCCTGGCCGCGCTCGGGGCGCTGTTGCTGCTCCGCTGGCGGGTCAACTCCGCGTGGCTGGTGCTGAGCGGAGCCGCCGCCGGGCTGCTGCGGGCTTGGTTGTGAAGCCATTCCCGTAGACGCTCTCGCCTGTCACCGGGCGGCGCCTTGTCGTGTCAGGGAGGTCAGCTTCTCGCTGGGGTGTTCTGAAGACCTCAGGCCTCCCACACGCCCGGGGCGCTCCGGAGGGCTTCGGCGAGTGACTCCCGCGCCCGCCGGAGGGCCGCGTCCGCGCGCCGGGTGGCGGCGGACAGCAGCCACACCGGTGGGCCACCCGGGAGTTCCTGCTCCAGCACCAGGCGCGGGTCCCCCTCGGCGAGCAGCGCCGGGAGCACGCTCCGCCCCAGGCCCGCGACGCAGGCATCCCTGATGCCGAGCAGCGTGTCGCACTCCACGAGCGCCTCCGCGTCCTCGGGGACAGCCTTCCACCAGCGCATGGAGGATCGGGTGCGCAGGTTCCCTGATGGCAGGACCCAGGCCGTCGAGTCCTGCTGGGCTGCCCGCGCCCGGAACACTCCGAGCCGCAGCCTCCCCAGTTGCTGTCCCCGCAGCGCACCGCCCGGCGTGTGACTCGGCCGTAAGGCCAGATCCGTCACCCCGGGCTCCAGCACCAGCTCGCTCTCGGAGATGCGCACCTGGACCCGCTGAGTGAAGCCGCACGTGCGCAGCGCGCCGAACAGCAGTGACGCCAGCACTTCGTTCGTCGTGATGACGAGCCTTCCTGCGCGCGCCCGGCGCTGCTCCTCGATGAGTGCCCCCACGTCCAGGGCGTGGGGGTGCATGCGGCCCGCGCGCTCGGCAATGGCGAGGCCGAGCGGCGTCGGGCGCAACGTCGCCCCACGCAGGAAGAGCGGCACCCCGAGCGCGCGCTCGAGGGCGTCCACCCGCCGCGAGATGGTCGAGTGGCGCAGCGAGAGTTCGCGCGCCGCGCCCACGACGCTCCCTGTGCGCACCAGCGCCTCCACCGTCTGCAGGTCGTCCCAGGCGATGTGCATGAACGCACATGCTGTGCGCGTCCGCGGGCGTCGTCAACGCACGGGGCTGGGGCTATCTCTCGGGGCGTGGCAATGACGCCACTCCCGCAGGAGCAACACATGGTCCCTCGCCCTCACGACAACGAGAACGAGACGCCCTCTGACGTGCAGGCGCTGTGTGACCCCGAGACCGGGACGTGCGCGCTCCCCGGCGCGGCGCAGACGAGCGCCGCGCCGAGCGCCGAGGGGCCCGTGGGAGAAGTGCTCTATGTGGGGGACCCGATGTGCTCCTGGTGCTGGGGAGGCTCGCCCGGCCTCCGCGAACTGGAGGCGGCGGCAAACCGTAAGGGCATCCCCTTCCGTATCCGGGTGGGCGGGCTCCGTGCGGGAGGCGGGGACCCCTGGAACGAGCGGTTCAAAGGCTTCCTGCGCCACCACTGGGAGGAGATTGCCGCACGCACCGGGCAGCCGTTCTCCACCCGGTTCCTCGACCGGGCGGAGTTCAACTACGACACCGAGCCTGCGTGCCGCGCGTTCCTCGTCATGCGCGGGATGCTCGACGAGATGCCGGGACCGGAGACGCGTGCGTACGAGGTGTTTGCCTCCATCCAGCGGAAGTTCTACGCCGAGGGAGAGGACCCGACCGGGGCGTCCTTCTACGAGAGCATCTGCGCCGCGCACGGCCTCGACTTCAGGGGGTTCCTGAACCGGTTCGACCATGCGGACGCGAAGCGGGCGACGGCGAACGAGTTCCAGGAGGTCCGGGCTCTGGGCGTGAGCGGGTTCCCCACCGTGCTCTTCCGTGGCGGCGCCGGCCTCGAAGTGCTCGCGAGCGGCTTCGTGACCGGACCGCGCATGGTCGAGGCGCTCGCTCGGGCGACGAAGCGGGCAAGGGGCGAGGCGTGAAGCTCGATCGCCGTGCGCTGGTGCGCGGCGGCGCCCAGCTGTTGGGGCTCACCGCGCTCGGCTGTTCCCCTACTCCAAAGCCTGCGCCCGTGGCCGACATCCGCCTGCGCCCACGCGAGGCGCAGTTGATTTCGGCCCGGGACGGCATGGTCCACGCCGAGGGCAACGAAACGGATGAAGACACGCGGATGCTTCAGCTGTGGTTCACCCCCACGCCGCACGGCTGTGCACCCGCCTACTTCCGTCGCTCCGTACCTCACGCTGCACGAGGAGGCCGCCATCTGATGGCCGGGGACGAGACGATGCCCCTTCGGAGCGACGCGCGCGTGTGGTGGCTGGAACTGGCAGTGGGGCCAGGACACCGCACTCGAGGTGGCCCCGGGACGTGCCGGCTATCTGCTGTCCCTGGATGCCGCCCTGCAACTGGGGCAAGAGGAAGTCCCTCGGGACTCTCTGTGGCCGCTCCTCTCAAGCGCTACCCAACAGGGTGGATTCGCACTCCCTGTGGCGAGCCATGTGACAGCCATGTCTCACGGTGTTTCACTGAGTCATGTAAAATCCTGAAAACGGCCCAAATCCGCTAAACGCTTGATTTCATTCGGACGGGTGCGGCGCCGGTTGGAGGATTCTTGCTGCCCCCCGTCCACCAGCTCGTCGAGCGACGAGCGACCGAACTTTCCTCCCAGATCGCCGTTGCCTCCCGGGCCCGCTCCCTCACCCACGCCGCGCTGAATGCTCACGCGAACCGGGTGGCCCATGCGCTGATTGCCCGAGGCGCCGGACCGGATGTCCTCGTCGGCGTCTGCCTTCCGCGAAGCGTTGAGCTGGTCGCATCCGTCCTGGGTGTTCTCAAGTCCGGCGCGGCCTGGCTTCCCCTGGACCCGTCCGCCCCTCCCGAACGCCTGCGATACATGGCCGTTTCGGCGGGAGCACGATTCGTCATCGGCACGGGGCCGGCCGTGGAGCGGCTCGCGGCGGACGGCATCCAGATCCTCGCTCCGGAGGCACTGGAGCTCCAGTCGTTCCCGGACGCGAACCCGGGCGTCACCGTCCAGCCGGATCACCTCGCGTACGTGATCCACACCTCGGGCTCCACCGGACTGCCCAAGGGCGTGATGATCAGCCACCGGGCGCTGTCCGCGTTCACCGGGTACCACCTCGACACGTTTGGCCTGTCGCCCGCGGATCGCATTGGCGTGGTGGCCTCGCCCGGCTTCGACGCCTTGGTCATGACGCTCCTGCCGTCGCTGGCCGCGGGGGCTCGACTGGAGCTCCCGCCCGACGAGGAGACCCGACTGTCGCCCCAGAGGCTGCAGGACTGGCTCCTGGCTCGGGACATCACCTGCATCTTCCTTCCCACACCGCTGGCCGAACGCGTCCTCCCTCTGTCCTGGCCCGAGTCCTGCGCCTTGCGCCTGATCCTCACCGGCGGCGACCGGCTGCACCTGCACCCCAGGCCCGGGCTGCCGTTCCAGCTCGTGAATGGCTACGGCCCCGCCGAATGCACCATCTACAGCACGTCCGGGACCGTTCCCCCCGGTGACGCATCGGCCGGGGAACGGCTGCCCTCCATCGGCCGTCCCATCGGTGGCGTGGAGGTGCATGTCCTCGGTCCGGAGCAGCGGCCCGTCGCGGATGGCGAGACCGGTGAGTTGTTCATCGGCGGCCCAGGTTTGGCTCGCGGTTACGTGGGCTCGCCGGACCTGACCGCGGACCGCTTCATTCCGGATCCGTTCTCCCGGTTCGGCGGCGAACGGCTGTATCGCACGGGGGACCTGGGACGCCGCTTGCCGGATGGCTCGCTGGAGTTCCTTGGCCGTTCCGACCGGCAGGTGAAGGTCCGTGGCATCCGCATCGAGCCCGCGGAGATCACCGCCGCGCTGCTGACCCATCCGCACGTCGGGGCCGCGCACGTCATGGCGCGGACCGAGGGTCACTACGTCTTCTTCGTGGCGTGGTTCGCGCCGAAGGACGCTCGGGCTGTTCCCGGGACGGAGCAGCTCCGCGAGCACCTCCGCGCCTGGCTCCCCGAGGCCATGCTGCCCCGGACCTTCGTCGTCGTGGACGCCCTACCCCTCGGCCCCACCGGCAAGGTCGACGCCCAGGCGCTTCCCACGCCCGAAGCCCACGCCACCCGAAGCAGCGCCTATGTCGCGCCTCGCACGGAGCTGGAGCGTGGACTCGTCCAGGTGTGGCAGGAGGAGCTGCGCCTGGAGCGGATTGGCATCGAGGACGACTTCTTCGAACTGGGCGGTCACTCGCTGCTGGCCACTCGGATCACCGCGCGGGTCGCGGAGGTGCTGAGCCTCCCGTTGTCTCTGACGGAGCTCTTCGCGCACCGTCGCATCTCCCAGCTGGCGACCGTGCTGGAGCCGCGTCGTGCCGAGCCCTCGAAGGACGTGTTGCCGCCCGTGGTCCGCGTCGCCGACCCCGAACGGGCTCCCCTGTCCGTGCAACAGGAGCAGGTCTGGTTCCTCCAGAAGCTGTCTCCCGGCAGCATCTCCTACCAGGCGCAGACGACCCTCCGCGTGCTGGGTGGGCTGGACCTGGCGGTGCTCGAACGCGCGCTGACGGAGATCACCCGGCGACATGAACTGCTGCGAACGACCTACGAGGAAATCGACGGCCGGCCGTGGCAGCGCGTTCTTCCCGTGACGCCGGTGCAGGTCCCGTTGATCGACCTGTCCGGGCTGTCATCGGTCGAACGGGAACACCGACGGGAGGAGGCCCTCCGCCAGGAGCTGCGGCGGCCCCTGTCGCTCTTCGAACCGCCGCTCGTGCGCTGGACCGTGGTTCGTCTGGCTCCGGATGATCACGAGCTGGTCCTCGTGGAGCACCACGTCGTCCACGATGGCGTGTCCTTCTCCGTGCTGATGCGGGAGTTGGACGTGCTCTACAACGCGTATCTGCGCGGAGAGTCCTCGCCGCTCCCGGAGCTGCCGGTGCAGTACCGCGACTTCGCGGCGTGGCAGCGCGAGGCGCTCGATGGTCCGGCCATGAAGGCCCAGCTCGACTACTGGCGGACGCGGCTGGCCGGTGCGCCGGAGGTGCTGCCGCTGCGCACCGATCATCCGCGTCCCCGCGTGCAGACCTTCAATGGCGACCTGCTCCGGCTGGAGTTGCCACCCGCCCTGCCCGGCGCCCTTCGTGCCTTCTGTCAGCAGGAGGGCGTGACCCTCTTCAACGCCCTCTTCGCCGCCTTCGCCACGCTGCTGCATCGCTACACCGGCGAGCAGGACCTGTGCATCGGTTCGGCATTCGCGGCCCGGGCCGGTGTCCGGAACATCGAGAATGTCATCGGGATGTTCGTCAACGCCGTGGTACTCCGGTGTGACGTCTCCGGCGCGCCGTCGTTCCGCGAGCTGGTCCGTCAGGTGCGCGACCTCACCGTGGCGGCGGCCGAGCATCAGACGTATCCGTTCCTCAAACTGATCGAAGGCCTGGGCGTGAAGCGCGACCCCAGCCGCAATCCGCTCGTGCAGGCCATGTTCAGCTTTCACGATTCGGCTGTGCGGAGCCCTCGGCTGGGGGATGCCTCGTGCACCATCTTCGAGCGGGGCAATGGGTCGTCGAAGGTGGACCTGGACGTCGTCGCCATTCCGCACGCGGGCCGGCACCTGGGCGACCGCGCGCGCGGTGACGCGCGCATCTCGCTCATCTGGGAGTACAACCGGGACCTGTTCGACCGCTCGACCATGGAGCGGATGGCCGCGCACTTCCTCCGGTTGCTCGAGGCCGCGGTGGCCAGTCCCGGGATGCCGGTGTCGCGACTGCCGATGCTTTCGGACGCGGAGCGGCAGGTCGTCCTGGCGAACGGATCCACCAAGCTCGTCAGCGTGGATCCGCCCGTGCATCAGCAGGTCCTGGCGCAGGCCCTGCGGACCCCTGACGCCGTGGCCGTGCGCGACGAGACAGGCACCCTCACCTACTCGGAGCTGGTCCGGCGCGCGACGCTGATCGCCGAGCATCTTCACGCGCACGGCGTGGGCGTGGAGTCGGTTGTCGGCGTCTGCTCGCCTCGTGGTCCGGAGCTCGTGACGGCCGAGCTGGGCGTGATGCTGTCCGGAGCCGCCTTCCTGCCCCTGGATCCGGAGCACCCGGCCGAACGGATCGCCCTCATCCTGGGTGACGCTGGCGTGCGTCAGGTGATCACCACCGGGCTGCTCGTGGATCGACTCCCTGCCACGGTGAAGCGCGTGCGCATCGAGTCCTTCCATGGTCCCGGCACGCCCCAGGGAGGTCTGCCCACGGAGGTGCAGCCCGGGCAGCGGGCCTACGTCATGTACACCTCGGGTTCCACGGGCGCCCCCAAGGGCGTGGTGGTGGAGCACGGCGCACTGGCCCACCTCGTCGGGTGGCATCGGCGCGCATTCGGACTGGAGCCGAGCAGCCGCACCACGCTGCTCTACTCGCCCGCGTTTGATCCATCCGTCGCGGAGCTCTGGCCTGCCCTCACCGCGGGCGCGTCGTTGCATGTCCCCGGGCAGGACGTGCGCCTGTCCCCGGAGCGGCTCCAAGCCTGGCTCCTCTCCGAGCGCATCACCTTCACGGACCTGCCCACCGCGCTCGCGGAACGTCTGCTGGCCCTGCCATGGCCGGCGTCATGTGACCTGCGCACGGTCCTCGCGGGCGGTGACCGACTCCACACGCGTCCCGTCCCCGGACTGCCGTGGCGGCTGTTCAATCAGTACGGCCCCACCGAGACCACCGTCACGGCCACCTCCGGCGAAGTGCTGCCCTCAGGGCCCGTCGAGACACTGCCAGCCATCGGTCAGCCCATCGACGGGACCACGGCCTATGTCCTGGACGCGGAGCTGCAACCTGTCCCCACGGGCGTCGCTGGAGAGCTGTACGTGGGCGGTGCCGGCGTGGCGCGCGGCTATCTGAATCGCCCGGACCTCACCGCGGCGAGCTTCGTCCCCGACCCGTACTCGGCACATTCAGGCGCTCGCATGTACCGCACGGGCGACCGGGTCCTGGCCCGTCCGGACGGGATGCTCGAGTTCATGGGCCGCATGGACGCGCAGCTCAAGATCCGAGGCTTCCGCGTGGAGCCCGCGGAGGTCGCGGTCCGCCTGCGCACGCATCCGGGACTCGCGGAGGCGCATGTTCGCGCGTGGAGCCCTCCCGGTGGAGCGCCCCAGCTGGTCGGCTATCTGGTGCCGCTCGCGGGTCAGCCCCTGCCCACACCGGCGCGGCTTCGTGAGCACCTGGCGCGCGAGCTGCCGGCGTACATGATCCCCTCCGCGTACGTGGAGCTGAAGGCGCTGCCACTCACCCACGGTGGCAAGGTGGATGAACGGGCGCTGCCCGAACCCACGCCTGGAACCCAGGCGCCTCGGGTCCCGCTCGCGAACGAGCACGAGCGGCGGATCGCCACCATCTGGTGCGAGACGCTGCGCCTGGAGAACGTGGGCGCGGAGGACAACTTCTTCGACCTTGGGGGCCACTCGCTGCTGCTGGCCCAGGTGCAGCACCTTTTGAAGCACCGCATAGGCCATGACGTGCCCATGGTGACGCTGTTCGAGTTCCCCACGGTTCGTGCGCTCGCCGGACACCTCCAGGGCCGCGACGATGGCGGCGAGGCCGCGGCCTCGCAGGCACAGCGCCAAGAGCAACGGCGCAGTGGCCGTGCGCGCCTGCTGGGGCGGCAGGGCCGGCTGTCGTCGGACCGCTCGCGGGAGGAAGTGGAATGAGCGCGTCGCTCGACGTGATGGAGGAGGAGGACCGTTCGGCGCACCTCGCGGTGGTGGGACTGGCGTGCCGGCTTCCGGGTGCGGCCAACGCGGCGGAGTTCTGGTCCAACCTGGCCGGCGGTGTCGAATCCATCACCTTCTTCGGTCCGGACGGCCAGCCCTGCGCCGAACCTCCCACCGAGCGCGCCATGGGCGAGGAGGTGCCCGCGTTCGGTCTGGTCACGGATGCGGACCGGTTCGACGCGCAGGCCTTCGGAATGTCGCCGCAGGAAGCGCTGATGCTGGATCCGCAGCACCGGGTGTTCCTGGAGTGCGCGCGGGAGGCGCTGGAGGACGCCGGGTATGATCCGGCTCGGTACCGGGGCGCCATTGGCATCTACGCGGGTGGCAGTGAGACGGACTACCTGTCCGCGCTGCGGGCCCGGAGGGACCTGCTCGCGGGTGCCAGTGACTGGCAGCTCCGACTGGCCACGGGCGTGGACTTCCTCACCAGCCGCGTGGCCTACAAGTTGGGGCTTCGCGGGCCGGCCGTCACGGTGCAGACCGCGTGCTCCACGTCACTGGTCGCGATCCATCTGGCCGCGCAGGCGTTGCTCGCGGGGGACTGCGACATCGCGCTGGCGGGGGGCGCGTCGGTGCATGTGCCGCCCCGGTTCGGTCACTACAGCGAGGGCGGGCCGCTGTCACCGGACGGCCGCTGCCGCGCGTTCGATGCTCGGGCTCAGGGCACGGTCGGCAGCAACGGCGCGGGGATCGTGGTGCTCAAGCGGCTCGCGGATGCGCTGGAGGATGGAGACACCCTCCGCGCCGTCCTCCGAGGCACCGCCGTCAACAACGACGCCGCCGGGAAGATCGGCTTCACCGCGCCGAGCGTGGAGGGCCAGTCCCGCGTCATCGAGACCGCCCTGCATGCCGCGGGCGTGGACCCCGCGAGCATCAGCTACCTGGAAGCACATGGCACCGGCACCCGGCTGGGCGATCCCATCGAGGTCGCCGCGCTGACGAAGGCCTTCGGTGCGCGGGAGCCCCGGTCCTGCTGGCTGGGTTCGGTGAAGACGAACATCGGCCACACGGACGCGGCGGCGGGCGTGGCGGGCTTCATCAAGACGGTGCTCGCGCTGGAGCACCGGAAGCTGCCGCCGAGTCTGAACTTCGAACGGCCCAACCCGGAGATCGACTTCGAGCACGGCCCCTTTCGCGTGAACACGGAGCTGCGGGACTGGGACACCCACGGTCATCCGCGTAGGGCCGGCGTCAGCTCGCTGGGCATTGGCGGCACCAACGCGCACGCCGTGTTGGAAGAGGCGCTCACCCTGCCCGCCTCCGAGCGTTCGCGCTCACCGCGGTTGATGGTGCTGTCGGCCCACGGTCCCGCCTCGCTGGCCCGCGCGGTGGAGCGGCTCGAAGGGCACCTGCGCGCGCATCCAGAGGCGGAGCTGGGTGACGTGGCCTGGACGCTCCAGATGGGGCGTGCCGCGCACAAGCACCGAGCGTTCGCGGTGGGCGAGGACACCCCGGACGTCCTTCGCGCCCTGTCGGAACAAGAGGGCTTCGCGCAACAGGAGGCCGGCGAGCGACAGGTGGTGTTCATGTTCCCCGGCCACGGTGGGCAGCACGTGGGCATGGGCCGGGAGCTGTACGGTTCGCAGCCGGCGTTCCGTGAGGCCGTGGACGCGTGCCGTGCGCACCTGACGCCGCTCCTCGGGTTCGACCTGGGGACGGTGCTCCATCCGGATCCCACGAATGCCGCCGCGCTGGAGCAGGCCTCCGCCCGGATGGGCGAGTTCGTCACCGGTCAGCTCTCCGTGTTCGTCATCGAGTACGCGGTGGCGCGGCTGTGGAAGCGCTGGGGCGTGCAGCCCTCCGCGGTCGTGGGCCACAGCCTGGGGGCCTATGCCGCGGCCACGGTGGCCGGGGTGTTCCGTCTGGAGGACGCGCTGCGGTTGGTCCTGGAGCGCTCGCGCATCCTCGCGAGTCTGCCCGCGGGCGCCATGCTGGCCGTGCCGTTGCCCGAGTCGGAGCTGGCGCCCCTGCTTCATGGCGGACTCGCGCTGGCGGCAGTGAACGGGCCGGCGCAGTGCGCGGTGTCGGGCCCGGTGGCGGAGATCGAAGCGCTCCAGGCGCGACTGATGGAGCGCGGTGTGGAGTCGAAGCTGCTGCGCATTCCGGGCGCGGGACATTCGCCACTCGTCGAACCGTCACTGGCCGCGTTCACCGCCTGCGTCCAGCGCGTCGAGCGGCGTCCTCCACAGCTCCCGTGGATCTCCGATCGCACGGGTGTGGCGGTCACGGCGGAAGAGGCCGTGGACCCGGAGTACTGGGCCGCGCACCTGCGTCACACCGTGCGTTTTGGCGACGCGCTGAACACGTTGTTCGCCGGTTCGCCCGCCGTGTTCCTGGAGGTCGGGCCCGGACGAACCCTGGCGACGCTCGCGCGCCAGAACCCCGCGGCAGGACCACACCTCACGGTCGCC comes from the Corallococcus exiguus genome and includes:
- a CDS encoding DUF3014 domain-containing protein, which codes for MSDPNFVNQGPGAIPPTPEAEPPKAPSRGKVLGILVALMVVGVVGSYFGLRRQSEAPVVTATPVVDAGVAEVPPEVSLPESDGRIRDLVGKLSVDPELAKWLQERDLARRFTASVSNIAEGESPRASLLFMAPVGAFQVGAAGANGRSEIAPLSYARYDLVARVLGSLDASGAAMVYRELKPLFDQAYREIAPPDQHFETAFGRAIQHLLAVPVPKGPVEVESKGALYVYASPELEGLSKAQKHLLRMGPGNMRLIQAKLRELRTALNLPTPAPATPEPLPDQAPGQSETQE
- a CDS encoding DUSAM domain-containing protein; amino-acid sequence: MAIRHVRTGGSAVTSDDWRKVIDLGLALANGADLPQDPEMPELLRRMAPQVGMTRAEADNALARAVDTASLVREIHRRTREGTYRLGRAFGASDSLKASGDRAGARKVLEDAMAVEVVPLYRAQLQAYLDHVDDPDDT
- the chrA gene encoding chromate efflux transporter gives rise to the protein MDSPHSDDVTRGSLGEVARVFLRLGLTAFGGPAAHIAMMEDELVRRRRWLPREEFLDLLGATNLIPGPNSTELAIHLGHRRAGWPGLLVAGTCFIVPAMLLTLAAAWAYVRFGTLPQAGALLYGVKPVILAVVLQALWGLGKTALTTRPRIAVAAGSAVASALGVNELLILALAGGSLAAWNHFRSAPASRSALTLTPFALHGVTVMAATAAVPFSLGGLFLFFLKVGSVLFGSGYVLLAFLRADLVERWGWLTEAQLLDAVAVGQFTPGPVFTTATFIGYLVGGTPGAGLATLGIFLPAFVFVALSGPLVPRLRRSRTAGAVLDGVNAASLALMAVVTWQLGRAALVDGWTVVLAALGALLLLRWRVNSAWLVLSGAAAGLLRAWL
- a CDS encoding LysR family transcriptional regulator — translated: MHIAWDDLQTVEALVRTGSVVGAARELSLRHSTISRRVDALERALGVPLFLRGATLRPTPLGLAIAERAGRMHPHALDVGALIEEQRRARAGRLVITTNEVLASLLFGALRTCGFTQRVQVRISESELVLEPGVTDLALRPSHTPGGALRGQQLGRLRLGVFRARAAQQDSTAWVLPSGNLRTRSSMRWWKAVPEDAEALVECDTLLGIRDACVAGLGRSVLPALLAEGDPRLVLEQELPGGPPVWLLSAATRRADAALRRARESLAEALRSAPGVWEA
- a CDS encoding DsbA family protein translates to MVPRPHDNENETPSDVQALCDPETGTCALPGAAQTSAAPSAEGPVGEVLYVGDPMCSWCWGGSPGLRELEAAANRKGIPFRIRVGGLRAGGGDPWNERFKGFLRHHWEEIAARTGQPFSTRFLDRAEFNYDTEPACRAFLVMRGMLDEMPGPETRAYEVFASIQRKFYAEGEDPTGASFYESICAAHGLDFRGFLNRFDHADAKRATANEFQEVRALGVSGFPTVLFRGGAGLEVLASGFVTGPRMVEALARATKRARGEA